GAAAAAGTAGAAAAAATCCTGTATTTTTTGTTAATTGTCTCATATTTTAAACCGCAAAGATATGCGTTTTTGTTAAAAAAAAATTACATTTAGATTATTTTATTAACAGCCCTTAAAAATTATAAAACATCTAATTAGTGTCTCTAAGAAAACTCTGCAAAATTAGATTTTTAATCACGGATGTTGCTTATGCAAATTCCATACACAAATTTTTTGTTTCAAATATATTGATGTACTTTTGAACCATGGCAAAATACAAAACTCTTAAATATCGTTCAGAAGGAGAATACAAAGAAAAGGGTAGTAAATTCTACGGCTATGCTCAATTTGTTTCATCAGAAAAAAATGCAAAAGAATTTCTTGAACAAATTAGAAATGAACATCATAAAGCACGACATCTTTGCTATGCTTACAAAATTGGTATTGATAAAGATAATGCAATCATCAGAACAAATGATGATGGAGAACCATCAAATACAGCAGGTATGCCAATACTTAATTACATAAAAAAATACGACCTATCCTTTGTTGTAATTGCTGTTGTAAGATATTTTGGAGGAGTTTTATTAGGTAAAGGAGGACTTATAAATGCTTATGGCACAGCCGCAGAAGAAGCAATTAAAAATGGGAAAATCATTAAAGGTGTTGAACGTGAAAACTTAAACATTGACCTTAATTTTTCTGATTTCTCAAAGGTTATGGATATTTTAAAAGAGAAAAAATATAAAATTATAAATCAAAAATTTGACAAAAAATGCCATATAAAAATTGAATTACCTAAAGACGAT
The Bacteroidota bacterium genome window above contains:
- a CDS encoding YigZ family protein, yielding MAKYKTLKYRSEGEYKEKGSKFYGYAQFVSSEKNAKEFLEQIRNEHHKARHLCYAYKIGIDKDNAIIRTNDDGEPSNTAGMPILNYIKKYDLSFVVIAVVRYFGGVLLGKGGLINAYGTAAEEAIKNGKIIKGVERENLNIDLNFSDFSKVMDILKEKKYKIINQKFDKKCHIKIELPKDDINELKIRLKNFSIDKITV